One window of the Oncorhynchus keta strain PuntledgeMale-10-30-2019 chromosome 31, Oket_V2, whole genome shotgun sequence genome contains the following:
- the zmp:0000000881 gene encoding aurora kinase isoform X25 produces MAYSTKTLAAGSFGKVYKEKYNDTWAAIKKVPQHLINRRDLERECQVYNKAIHPNIVKLLGNPTLKDSKWIIPMEFIFGEELETTIFKSQKSKIQLTPSIKATIITGMCEGLLHLHSKDIVHQDLKPENIMVEHDTHRAVIIDMGLAKFFRNGLNSAVDMGNEAYSPPEVLQRRGHRDQRSDVWAMGKIIAELCARVRLHTPSVCPAKIHEILSLQGQQYCNAVCRMVQSDPTVRATMAGITPEIRKAVGGGNTEEQQKGHLPTPFPYTEIKVTSPRPQAPVQQSLPLSRAECAASPRPEVKTLVRAPVRAPSPSIWERAALPKTEVKTEVKTTLQPQPVQRSPSPSRWERAALPKTEVKTTLQPQPVQRSPSPSRWERAALPKTEVKTTLQPQPVQRSPSPSRWERAASPNPEVKISSSPLPKVDQGNALVPSGMVQPSQDVMKQLLYEEALKGLPCPLPTTGKVRIRRYEQRNGEVETWEQKEVETEGGRIVKFEDVMFNNKS; encoded by the exons ATGGCGTACTCCACCAAAACTCTTGCTGCTGGCAGCTTTGGGAAGGTATACAAGGAGAAGTACAATGACACCTGGGCTGCAATCAAGAAGGTGCCACAACACTTAATCAATAggagagacctggagagagagtgTCAAGTATACAA TAAAGCGATTCATCCTAACATAGTGAAGCTTCTGGGTAATCCAACACTCAAGGACTCTAAGTGGATCATCCCCATGGAGTTCATCTTTGGAGAGGAACTGGAGACAACCATCTTCAAATCACAAAAATCTAAAATACAG TTAACTCCATCTATAAAGGCCACCATCATCACAGGCATGTGTGAAGGACTGCTTCACCTACACAGCAAAGATATCGTCCATCAAGACCTCAAGCCTGAGAACATCATG GTAGAGCATGACACTCACAGAGCTGTGATCATTGATATGGGACTGGCCAAATTCTTCCGCAATGGCCTAAATTCTGCCGTGGATATGGGCAACGAGGCCTACTCTCCACCTGAGGTCCTGCAGAGGCGGGGCCACCGAGACCAGCGTTCGGACGTGTGGGCTATGGGTAAAATCATTGCTGAACTCTGTGCCAGAGTCAGGCTGCACACCCCCAGTGTCTGTCCGGCTAAGATCCATGAGATCCTCAGTCTCCAAGGACAGCAGTACTGTAACGCTGTCTGTAGGATGGTGCAGAGTGACCCCACAGTGCGGGCCACCATGGCCGGAATCACGCCGGAGATACGAAAGGCAGTGGGAGGTGGCAACACCGAGGAACAACAAAAAGGACATCTTCCGACACCCTTTCCTTACACTGAGATAAAAGTCACATCGCCACGTCCTCAAGCTCCTGTACAGCAATCACTCCCTCTATCAAGAGCTGAGTGCGCAGCCTCACCAAGGCCTGAGGTCAAGACGCTAGTGCGAGCTCCTGTGCGAGCACCTTCTCCATCGATATGGGAGCGTGCAGCCTTGCCAAAGACTGAGGTCAAGACTGAG GTCAAGACAACACTGCAACCACAACCCGTACAGCGTTCACCTTCCCCGTCAAGGTGGGAGCGTGCAGCCTTGCCAAAGACTGAGGTCAAGACAACACTGCAACCACAACCCGTACAGCGTTCACCTTCCCCGTCAAGGTGGGAGCGTGCAGCCTTGCCAAAGACTGAGGTCAAGACAACACTGCAACCACAACCCGTACAGCGTTCACCTTCCCCGTCAAGGTGGGAGCGTGCAGCCTCTCCAAATCCTGAAGTCAAGATCTCATCATCTCCCCTTCCAAAGGTTGACCAGGGTAATGCACTGGTTCCATCAGGCATGGTTCAACCCAGTCAAGATGTCATGAAACAGCTTCTCTACGAAGAGGCCTTGAAGGGTCTCCCATGCCCACTCCCAACAACGGGCAAGGTGCGAATCCGCCGTTATGAGCAAAGGAATGGGGAAGTGGAGACTTGGGAGCAAAAGGAGGTGGAGACTGAAGGAGGGAGGATAGTCAAGTTTGAGGATGTGATGTTTAACAACAAGTCATAA
- the zmp:0000000881 gene encoding aurora kinase isoform X31: MAYSTKTLAAGSFGKVYKEKYNDTWAAIKKVPQHLINRRDLERECQVYNKAIHPNIVKLLGNPTLKDSKWIIPMEFIFGEELETTIFKSQKSKIQLTPSIKATIITGMCEGLLHLHSKDIVHQDLKPENIMVEHDTHRAVIIDMGLAKFFRNGLNSAVDMGNEAYSPPEVLQRRGHRDQRSDVWAMGKIIAELCARVRLHTPSVCPAKIHEILSLQGQQYCNAVCRMVQSDPTVRATMAGITPEIRKAVGGGNTEEQQKGHLPTPFPYTEIKVTSPRPQAPVQQSLPLSRAECAASPRPEVKTLVRAPVRAPSPSIWERAALPKTEVKTEVKTTLQPQPVQRSPSPSRWERAALPKTEVKTTLQPQPVQRSPSPSRWERAASPNPEVKISSSPLPKVDQGNALVPSGMVQPSQDVMKQLLYEEALKGLPCPLPTTGKVRIRRYEQRNGEVETWEQKEVETEGGRIVKFEDVMFNNKS; encoded by the exons ATGGCGTACTCCACCAAAACTCTTGCTGCTGGCAGCTTTGGGAAGGTATACAAGGAGAAGTACAATGACACCTGGGCTGCAATCAAGAAGGTGCCACAACACTTAATCAATAggagagacctggagagagagtgTCAAGTATACAA TAAAGCGATTCATCCTAACATAGTGAAGCTTCTGGGTAATCCAACACTCAAGGACTCTAAGTGGATCATCCCCATGGAGTTCATCTTTGGAGAGGAACTGGAGACAACCATCTTCAAATCACAAAAATCTAAAATACAG TTAACTCCATCTATAAAGGCCACCATCATCACAGGCATGTGTGAAGGACTGCTTCACCTACACAGCAAAGATATCGTCCATCAAGACCTCAAGCCTGAGAACATCATG GTAGAGCATGACACTCACAGAGCTGTGATCATTGATATGGGACTGGCCAAATTCTTCCGCAATGGCCTAAATTCTGCCGTGGATATGGGCAACGAGGCCTACTCTCCACCTGAGGTCCTGCAGAGGCGGGGCCACCGAGACCAGCGTTCGGACGTGTGGGCTATGGGTAAAATCATTGCTGAACTCTGTGCCAGAGTCAGGCTGCACACCCCCAGTGTCTGTCCGGCTAAGATCCATGAGATCCTCAGTCTCCAAGGACAGCAGTACTGTAACGCTGTCTGTAGGATGGTGCAGAGTGACCCCACAGTGCGGGCCACCATGGCCGGAATCACGCCGGAGATACGAAAGGCAGTGGGAGGTGGCAACACCGAGGAACAACAAAAAGGACATCTTCCGACACCCTTTCCTTACACTGAGATAAAAGTCACATCGCCACGTCCTCAAGCTCCTGTACAGCAATCACTCCCTCTATCAAGAGCTGAGTGCGCAGCCTCACCAAGGCCTGAGGTCAAGACGCTAGTGCGAGCTCCTGTGCGAGCACCTTCTCCATCGATATGGGAGCGTGCAGCCTTGCCAAAGACTGAGGTCAAGACTGAG GTCAAGACAACACTGCAACCACAACCCGTACAGCGTTCACCTTCCCCGTCAAGGTGGGAGCGTGCAGCCTTGCCAAAGACTGAGGTCAAGACAACACTGCAACCACAACCCGTACAGCGTTCACCTTCCCCGTCAAGGTGGGAGCGTGCAGCCTCTCCAAATCCTGAAGTCAAGATCTCATCATCTCCCCTTCCAAAGGTTGACCAGGGTAATGCACTGGTTCCATCAGGCATGGTTCAACCCAGTCAAGATGTCATGAAACAGCTTCTCTACGAAGAGGCCTTGAAGGGTCTCCCATGCCCACTCCCAACAACGGGCAAGGTGCGAATCCGCCGTTATGAGCAAAGGAATGGGGAAGTGGAGACTTGGGAGCAAAAGGAGGTGGAGACTGAAGGAGGGAGGATAGTCAAGTTTGAGGATGTGATGTTTAACAACAAGTCATAA
- the zmp:0000000881 gene encoding aurora kinase isoform X32: MAYSTKTLAAGSFGKVYKEKYNDTWAAIKKVPQHLINRRDLERECQVYNKAIHPNIVKLLGNPTLKDSKWIIPMEFIFGEELETTIFKSQKSKIQLTPSIKATIITGMCEGLLHLHSKDIVHQDLKPENIMVEHDTHRAVIIDMGLAKFFRNGLNSAVDMGNEAYSPPEVLQRRGHRDQRSDVWAMGKIIAELCARVRLHTPSVCPAKIHEILSLQGQQYCNAVCRMVQSDPTVRATMAGITPEIRKAVGGGNTEEQQKGHLPTPFPYTEIKVTSPRPQAPVQQSLPLSRAECAASPRPEVKTLVRAPVRAPSPSIWERAALPKTEVKTEVKTTLQPQPVQRSPSPSRWERAASPNPEVKISSSPLPKVDQGNALVPSGMVQPSQDVMKQLLYEEALKGLPCPLPTTGKVRIRRYEQRNGEVETWEQKEVETEGGRIVKFEDVMFNNKS; the protein is encoded by the exons ATGGCGTACTCCACCAAAACTCTTGCTGCTGGCAGCTTTGGGAAGGTATACAAGGAGAAGTACAATGACACCTGGGCTGCAATCAAGAAGGTGCCACAACACTTAATCAATAggagagacctggagagagagtgTCAAGTATACAA TAAAGCGATTCATCCTAACATAGTGAAGCTTCTGGGTAATCCAACACTCAAGGACTCTAAGTGGATCATCCCCATGGAGTTCATCTTTGGAGAGGAACTGGAGACAACCATCTTCAAATCACAAAAATCTAAAATACAG TTAACTCCATCTATAAAGGCCACCATCATCACAGGCATGTGTGAAGGACTGCTTCACCTACACAGCAAAGATATCGTCCATCAAGACCTCAAGCCTGAGAACATCATG GTAGAGCATGACACTCACAGAGCTGTGATCATTGATATGGGACTGGCCAAATTCTTCCGCAATGGCCTAAATTCTGCCGTGGATATGGGCAACGAGGCCTACTCTCCACCTGAGGTCCTGCAGAGGCGGGGCCACCGAGACCAGCGTTCGGACGTGTGGGCTATGGGTAAAATCATTGCTGAACTCTGTGCCAGAGTCAGGCTGCACACCCCCAGTGTCTGTCCGGCTAAGATCCATGAGATCCTCAGTCTCCAAGGACAGCAGTACTGTAACGCTGTCTGTAGGATGGTGCAGAGTGACCCCACAGTGCGGGCCACCATGGCCGGAATCACGCCGGAGATACGAAAGGCAGTGGGAGGTGGCAACACCGAGGAACAACAAAAAGGACATCTTCCGACACCCTTTCCTTACACTGAGATAAAAGTCACATCGCCACGTCCTCAAGCTCCTGTACAGCAATCACTCCCTCTATCAAGAGCTGAGTGCGCAGCCTCACCAAGGCCTGAGGTCAAGACGCTAGTGCGAGCTCCTGTGCGAGCACCTTCTCCATCGATATGGGAGCGTGCAGCCTTGCCAAAGACTGAGGTCAAGACTGAG GTCAAGACAACACTGCAACCACAACCCGTACAGCGTTCACCTTCCCCGTCAAGGTGGGAGCGTGCAGCCTCTCCAAATCCTGAAGTCAAGATCTCATCATCTCCCCTTCCAAAGGTTGACCAGGGTAATGCACTGGTTCCATCAGGCATGGTTCAACCCAGTCAAGATGTCATGAAACAGCTTCTCTACGAAGAGGCCTTGAAGGGTCTCCCATGCCCACTCCCAACAACGGGCAAGGTGCGAATCCGCCGTTATGAGCAAAGGAATGGGGAAGTGGAGACTTGGGAGCAAAAGGAGGTGGAGACTGAAGGAGGGAGGATAGTCAAGTTTGAGGATGTGATGTTTAACAACAAGTCATAA
- the zmp:0000000881 gene encoding serine/threonine-protein kinase Nek8 isoform X7: protein MAYSTKTLAAGSFGKVYKEKYNDTWAAIKKVPQHLINRRDLERECQVYNKAIHPNIVKLLGNPTLKDSKWIIPMEFIFGEELETTIFKSQKSKIQLTPSIKATIITGMCEGLLHLHSKDIVHQDLKPENIMVEHDTHRAVIIDMGLAKFFRNGLNSAVDMGNEAYSPPEVLQRRGHRDQRSDVWAMGKIIAELCARVRLHTPSVCPAKIHEILSLQGQQYCNAVCRMVQSDPTVRATMAGITPEIRKAVGGGNTEEQQKGHLPTPFPYTEIKVTSPRPQAPVQQSLPLSRAECAASPRPEVKTLVRAPVRAPSPSIWERAALPKTEVKTEVKTTLQPQPVQRSPSPSRWERAALPKTEVKTTLQPQPVQRSPSPSRWERAALPKTEVKTTLQPQPVQRSPSPSRWERAALPKTEVKTTLQPQPVQRSPSPSRWERAALPKTEVKTTLQPQPVQRSPSPSRWERAALPKTEVKTTLQPQPVQRSPSPSRWERAASPNPEVKISSSPLPKVDQGNALVPSGMVQPSQDVMKQLLYEEALKGLPCPLPTTGKVRIRRYEQRNGEVETWEQKEVETEGGRIVKFEDVMFNNKS from the exons ATGGCGTACTCCACCAAAACTCTTGCTGCTGGCAGCTTTGGGAAGGTATACAAGGAGAAGTACAATGACACCTGGGCTGCAATCAAGAAGGTGCCACAACACTTAATCAATAggagagacctggagagagagtgTCAAGTATACAA TAAAGCGATTCATCCTAACATAGTGAAGCTTCTGGGTAATCCAACACTCAAGGACTCTAAGTGGATCATCCCCATGGAGTTCATCTTTGGAGAGGAACTGGAGACAACCATCTTCAAATCACAAAAATCTAAAATACAG TTAACTCCATCTATAAAGGCCACCATCATCACAGGCATGTGTGAAGGACTGCTTCACCTACACAGCAAAGATATCGTCCATCAAGACCTCAAGCCTGAGAACATCATG GTAGAGCATGACACTCACAGAGCTGTGATCATTGATATGGGACTGGCCAAATTCTTCCGCAATGGCCTAAATTCTGCCGTGGATATGGGCAACGAGGCCTACTCTCCACCTGAGGTCCTGCAGAGGCGGGGCCACCGAGACCAGCGTTCGGACGTGTGGGCTATGGGTAAAATCATTGCTGAACTCTGTGCCAGAGTCAGGCTGCACACCCCCAGTGTCTGTCCGGCTAAGATCCATGAGATCCTCAGTCTCCAAGGACAGCAGTACTGTAACGCTGTCTGTAGGATGGTGCAGAGTGACCCCACAGTGCGGGCCACCATGGCCGGAATCACGCCGGAGATACGAAAGGCAGTGGGAGGTGGCAACACCGAGGAACAACAAAAAGGACATCTTCCGACACCCTTTCCTTACACTGAGATAAAAGTCACATCGCCACGTCCTCAAGCTCCTGTACAGCAATCACTCCCTCTATCAAGAGCTGAGTGCGCAGCCTCACCAAGGCCTGAGGTCAAGACGCTAGTGCGAGCTCCTGTGCGAGCACCTTCTCCATCGATATGGGAGCGTGCAGCCTTGCCAAAGACTGAGGTCAAGACTGAG GTCAAGACAACACTGCAACCACAACCCGTACAGCGTTCACCTTCCCCGTCAAGGTGGGAGCGTGCAGCCTTGCCAAAGACTGAGGTCAAGACAACACTGCAACCACAACCCGTACAGCGTTCACCTTCCCCGTCAAGGTGGGAGCGTGCAGCCTTGCCAAAGACTGAGGTCAAGACAACACTGCAACCACAACCCGTACAGCGTTCACCTTCCCCGTCAAGGTGGGAGCGTGCAGCCTTGCCAAAGACTGAGGTCAAGACAACACTGCAACCACAACCCGTACAGCGTTCACCTTCCCCGTCAAGGTGGGAGCGTGCAGCCTTGCCAAAGACTGAGGTCAAGACAACACTGCAACCACAACCCGTACAGCGTTCACCTTCCCCGTCAAGGTGGGAGCGTGCAGCCTTGCCAAAGACTGAGGTCAAGACAACACTGCAACCACAACCCGTACAGCGTTCACCTTCCCCGTCAAGGTGGGAGCGTGCAGCCTCTCCAAATCCTGAAGTCAAGATCTCATCATCTCCCCTTCCAAAGGTTGACCAGGGTAATGCACTGGTTCCATCAGGCATGGTTCAACCCAGTCAAGATGTCATGAAACAGCTTCTCTACGAAGAGGCCTTGAAGGGTCTCCCATGCCCACTCCCAACAACGGGCAAGGTGCGAATCCGCCGTTATGAGCAAAGGAATGGGGAAGTGGAGACTTGGGAGCAAAAGGAGGTGGAGACTGAAGGAGGGAGGATAGTCAAGTTTGAGGATGTGATGTTTAACAACAAGTCATAA